In Mycolicibacter virginiensis, the DNA window CCGGCCAGCAGCTGGTCGAGCACCGAGAGGGTGTCACGCGGCGAGCCGCCACCGGCACGGATCACCAAGGGATACACCGCGTCGTCGACGGCGACCTGCTCCTGCTCGCAGATTCGGCCGATCAGCTCGCGCATGGTTCGCGGCGCAAGCAGCCGGAACGGGTAGTGGTGGGTACGCGACCGAATGGTCGGCAACACCTTCTCCGGTTCGGTGGTGGCGAACACGAAGATCAGGTGGTCGGGCGGCTCCTCGACGATCTTGAGCAGCGCGTTGAAACCCGCGGTGGTCACCATGTGCGCTTCGTCGATGATGAAGATCCGGTAGCGCGACTGGGCGGGTGCGTAGAAGGCGCGATCGCGCAGATCGCGGGTGTCGTCGACGCCACCGTGGCTGGCCGCGTCGAGTTCGACGACGTCGATGCTGCCCGGGCCGTTGGGGGCCAACGCCACGCACGAGTCACACGTTCCGCACGGCGTCGGCGTCGGCCCCTGCGCACAATTCAGCGATCGGGCCAGGATGCGCGCCGACGAGGTCTTGCCGCAGCCGCGCGGTCCCGAAAACAGGTAGGCGTGGTTGATCCGGCCCGCCGACAACGCGGTGCACAGGGGTTCGGTGACGTGCTCCTGCCCCACCACTTCGGCGAAGGATGCCGGCCGGTATTTGCGGTAGAGCGCCACGCCAGCAGGGTACTTGCTCGGCCCGACGACGGTGCAGGCCCGGCAGCCGAAGCGCTACGGCTTCGGGCGCAGATACCCCAGCGTGTTCCACATGGGGCTGACGTCACGCCAGTTCAGCGTCACGAACAACCGGCCACTGGAGTTCTGTTCGGCGACCTCGTACTGAAGCAGGCTGCCGCTGCCGCGCACGGCCGTGACGACCCCGGCATGCCCGTGTTCACTGACATACCCACCGGGACCGTAGACCACGACGTCCCCGACCTGCGGTGCGTTCAGGCCGCCGTCGAACGGCACCTGGTCGAAGTATTGGCCCAGACCATTGGTGGCGAAATGCTCGTAGAGATCGAAGGCATTGCCGCTGGGGTCTCTATTTCGCCATGAACCCAGCGCCTGAATGTATTGCTGCACGAGCGGGTAGCACTGGCCGTCGCCGTACATCACCGGATTTCCCAGTGCGCCCTCGGCGGCATCGCGGCGGAAGCGGTCGAGTTCCTCGACGGCCCGCGCCGGCAGCGCCGGGGCCTGGTCGGCCGCGGGGGCCGCATCGAGTGCCGCCGCGGGGGCCGGCACCGGCTTGGGTTCGACGGGCGGGCCCGGCAGCGCGTGGGCCGCGGGGACCGCACTCAGCGCTATGAAGGCCGCCGCCACCGCCACCCGGCCGCAGATTCCGGGCATGTCAGCCCAACAGCTGCTCTGCGGCGGCCAGCAGCGCACAGGTGGCCAGACCGTCGACGGCATTGCGCAGGTCATCGAGGGACGGGAACGACGGGGCGATCCGAATGTTCTTGTCGTCGGGGTCCTTGCGATACGGGAACGACGCACCGGCTTCGGTGACCGCGATTCCGGCATCCTTGGCCAGCGCCACGGTGCGCCGGGCGGTGCCCGGCCAGACGTCGAGGCTGATGAAGTAGCCGCCCTTGGGGTCGGTCCACGACGCGATCTTGGAGTCACCGAGCCGGTTCTCCAGGATCTCGGCGGCCAACTCGAACTTGGGCGCCAGGATCTCCTGGTGGCGGCGCATGTGCAGCCGCACGCCGTCAGCGTCGCCGAAGAACCGCAGGTGACGCAGCTGGTTGACCTTGTCCGGGCCGATCGAGCGCTTCCCGGCGTACTGCAGATACCAGGCGATGTTGCCCAGCGAGCCACCGAAGAAGCTGACGCCGGCACCGGCGAAGGTGATCTTCGAGGTGGAGGCGAACACGTACGGCCGGTTCGGGTTGCCCGCGGCCGCGGCCAGTCCCAGCACATCGATCTGGTGGGGGAATTCGGTGGTCAGGGTGTGCACCGCGTAGGCGTTGTCCCAAAACAGCCGGAAGTCGGGGGCGGCGGTCTTCATCTGGACCAGCCGGCGCACGGTCTCCCAGGAGTAGGTGATGCCGGTGGGGTTGCCGAACACCGGCACGGTCCACATGCCCTTGATGGCCGGGTCGGCGGCGACGAGTTCTTCGATCAGGTCGACGTCCGGGCCGTCCTCGCGCATCGGGACCGGGATCATCTCGATGCCCAGGGTCTCGGTGATCGCGAAGTGCCGGTCGTAGCCGGGCACCGGGCACAGGAATTTGACGACCGGCTCCTGGCTCCAGGGCCGCGGTGAGTCCACGCCGCCGTGCAGCATCGAGTAGACGACGACGTCGTGCATGAATTCGAGGCTGGCGTTGTTGCCGGCGATCAGGTTGGGCACCGCGATGCCGAGCAGCTCCCCGAAGATGGAGCGCAGCTCGGGCAGACCATGCAGGCCGCCGTAGTTGCGGGTGTCGGTGCCGTCGTCGCCGCGGTAGTCGTCCGGGCCGGGCAGGGCCAGCAGGCCGTTGGCCAGGTCGAGCTGCTCGGGCGCCGGCTTGCCGCGGGTGAGGTCCAGTGCGAGCTTCTTGGCCTGCAGTTCGGCGTAGTCCCGCTGGTAGCGCTCATATTGCGCGGTCAGGTCGGCACGGTTGAGGGTATGCAGCGACACGGGTGCGCCTTTCAACGTCGAAGGCCCGAGATATAAGGGGACCCCGCGCACCCGCCAGAGCCCATTGACCCTTGCTGCCTTCCGGCCCTGGGGGAGTTCACAGGATGGACGCCGCGCGGGGTCCACGGGCAAGTCTAGCGGGGGTCGCGAGCGCGGCGAAGCCGGGCGCTGCGGGCCACCGCCGCCGGACACAGCGGGGGTCGCGAGCGCGGCGAAGCCGGGCGCTGCGGGCCACCGCCGCCGGACACAGCGGGGGTCGCGAGCGCGGCGAAGCCGGGCGCTGCGGGCCACCGCCGCCGGACACAGCGGGGGTCGCGAGCGCGGCGAAGCCGGGCGCTGCGGGCCACCGCCGCCGGACACAGCGGGGGTCGGGCGCCCGGCGACGATGCGGTTGCCGGAGCAGACCGCTAAGGAGTCGGGCGGTCCAGCAGAGTGCGGCGAAGCCGGCCAATAAGAGGAGTGCGCAGGGCACGCAAGGGACTCAGCTACCATTGCCGACGGAGGATTCGCCTAGTGGCCTATGGCGCTCGCCTGGAACGCGGGTTGGGTTAATAGCCCTCAGGGGTTCAAATCCCCTATCCTCCGCACCCGATTCAGGTGCGGCCGGACCGAAAGATCGAGGTCCGGTCGCACCTGAATCACTAGCTGACGAGCATGGGAGGTGGCGTGAGTCGTACCGTCGCCACGGTTTGGCACGCGTCGCTCTCGACTCTCGCCGCCATCCTGTATTTCCTCTTTGTCCTGCCGCGGTGGTGGGAGCTGACCGGCTTCAGCCCGCACGTGCTAGGCACCGTGATGCGAGTCCTCCTCGGACTGCTGGTCGGGGCGATGGCCCTGCCCGTGGCCGCGGTGTTGAAGCAGTCCCGCAAGCCCGAGTACGGCACCCCGCAGCTTGCGCTGTCGCTGCGGACCGGCTCGATCGTGGCGCATCTGGTGGCCGCAGCGTTGATCGCCGGCACCGCGGTCAGTGAGATCTGGTTGTCG includes these proteins:
- a CDS encoding CHAP domain-containing protein; this encodes MPGICGRVAVAAAFIALSAVPAAHALPGPPVEPKPVPAPAAALDAAPAADQAPALPARAVEELDRFRRDAAEGALGNPVMYGDGQCYPLVQQYIQALGSWRNRDPSGNAFDLYEHFATNGLGQYFDQVPFDGGLNAPQVGDVVVYGPGGYVSEHGHAGVVTAVRGSGSLLQYEVAEQNSSGRLFVTLNWRDVSPMWNTLGYLRPKP
- a CDS encoding aminotransferase class I/II-fold pyridoxal phosphate-dependent enzyme; translated protein: MSLHTLNRADLTAQYERYQRDYAELQAKKLALDLTRGKPAPEQLDLANGLLALPGPDDYRGDDGTDTRNYGGLHGLPELRSIFGELLGIAVPNLIAGNNASLEFMHDVVVYSMLHGGVDSPRPWSQEPVVKFLCPVPGYDRHFAITETLGIEMIPVPMREDGPDVDLIEELVAADPAIKGMWTVPVFGNPTGITYSWETVRRLVQMKTAAPDFRLFWDNAYAVHTLTTEFPHQIDVLGLAAAAGNPNRPYVFASTSKITFAGAGVSFFGGSLGNIAWYLQYAGKRSIGPDKVNQLRHLRFFGDADGVRLHMRRHQEILAPKFELAAEILENRLGDSKIASWTDPKGGYFISLDVWPGTARRTVALAKDAGIAVTEAGASFPYRKDPDDKNIRIAPSFPSLDDLRNAVDGLATCALLAAAEQLLG